A stretch of DNA from Clostridia bacterium:
TACCACCCGATACCCTCCATCGGCCACACCGCGCTCCTCAGCTAACCTAGCTGCTAGCCTGTGCACTCTGCCGATGAGCGAATCGTGTGACTGGCCCAGCTCACGCAGACTGGGAATGTGCTCAACAGGCACGATGAGCACATGCACCGGAGCCGCGGGGTTCATATCCGAGAATGCGATCATGTCGTCATCCTTGTACAGTAGTGATGCCGGTATCTCTCCCCGCGCAATTCTGCAGAAGACACAGTCGTCTGCCATATCAACACCCCCTCGCACCCTCGCTCACATGAGGATCCTTCAGGTTCTAATCGTTTCCTCTTCTGCTTCCCCGCCCACAAAACCTTCATGGGCGTCGCTCACAACCACACTCACGATCTGTCCAGGTTCGAAGCGTCCCTTCCCGACCACGCGGACATAGCTTGGAGTGAGACCCTCGAAGGATCCGCCGTCTGCCTGTTCCACGAGGACGCTCATGCGCATCCCCACAAGCGCCTCGTGAAACTTGAGCGAAAGCCTCCTGCCAAGGGAGATCAGTTTCTCGCTCCTCCGCGCTTTCTCATCGTTTCCTACCTGCCCAGGCAGATCCGCGGCTACGGTTCCCTTACGCCTCGAATACTGGAACACATGCATCCGTGAGAACGCCACGCGTTCGCACGTTTCCATGGTCGCAGCAAAAGCGGATTCGTCTTCCCCGGGAAACCCCACAATCACATCGGTAGTCACTGCAAGGTTCGGAATGGCGGCCCTGGCCCGATTCACGACCTCCTCATACTGAGCCACTGTGTAGTGTCGGTTCATCCTGGCAAGCACGCCGTCATGGCCTGATTGAAGCGGAACATGCAGGTGTGGGCATACAGCTTGCGCGCTGCCCATCACAGTGAGAAGCCTCTCCGTCACATCGGTGGGGTCTACTGAACTCAGACGCACTCTGGCGATGCCCGGAACCGGAGCCACAGCCTCCATCACATCGGAAAGGTCTGGCTGACCGCCCATATCGCGTCCATATGCGCCAAGGTCAATCCCAGTGAGAATCACTTCTCGGAATCCTCGGGCCGCCAGGCGCTCTGCTTCCCCAGTGATGCTCTCGAGCCGTCTGCTTCGGACGGGTCCACGCACATATGGCACCCTGCAGTATGAGCAGAAGTTCTCGCATCCATCTTCGATCTTGATGTAAGCGCGAGTCCGTTCCGCCGAGCCCTCCGTTGCCAGATCCTCGAAATCGAAACATGAATCAATATCCGAGACTAGCACGGCCGGAGGCACATCCCTACGCTGGAATGCCTCATCCACCGCCCGGACGATCCCCGCTCTGTTCGCAGTGCCAGAGACCACGCCGACCCCTGGCAGAGCTGCAAGCTCATCTGGGGAGGACTGCGCATAGCATCCAGTGGCGACCACGATTGCGTCTGGATTCTTGGAATGAGCTCTGCGCAGAAGCTGGCGGGATTTCTTATCTCCGATCTGCGTCACAGTGCAGGTGTTCACCACGTACACATCGGCGGCCTCCCCGAAGGGAACCACCTCGTACCCTGCCCGTCGAAACTCAGACGCCAGCGCATCCGAATCGTACTGGTTCACCTTACAGCCAAGGGTGACAATGCCCACTCTGCGCATTGCAGATGCCTCCATGCCCACCCGTCACTTCCCGAGACCGATTTTCCGCAGCGCGTGCAGCAGAGGCAAGCCGAAGGCGAGGACCGCGACTGCCTCCCCGGCAGCCACAGCCAGCATAGTGGCTGGAAAAGTCCACCAGTGAATCTCCATGTGTGTGACGATGGGAAGGTATGCCCCAACGATCAGCCCGTTGGCGATGATCGGGTAGATGTAGGGCGCCCGCGAGCGCCTCCGCCAGTAAGTAAGGTACGCCGCGAGAGCTGTCGCGGCGGTTCCGAATATCGCATCTATGATCCCAAACGGACCCGCCAGATTCGCAATCAGTGCACCCAGAGTCAGCCCAACCACCGCATCGGGCCACAGTATTGGGAGGACGGTAAGCCCTTCAGCCACCCTCACCTGAAGCACTCCGTAGGATACAGGGGCGAGCAGAACACAGAGGCCAGCGTACGCCCCTGCGATAACCGCAGCGCGGGCAATCGATCTAGTGCTGACCTTCATGTTCCACTCGCCCCTCGTAAGTACTCGGCTTCGATCCTAGTGTCCGCAAACGAAGTGTACGCTAACCGGCTGCCGCTCGCCGATCAGTACCACTCGAGGCGCAGATCGCCGCCGCCCACCGGGTTCCCGGAGTCATCGAGGAAGGTGAAGACCATCTTAGCGGGATGTGGCAGCAACGTCCACCAATCAGCCGTGGACTTGATAGGAGTGCCGTTGTTCAGATCAGTCAGAGTCTTTGACACCGAGATGAGGCCCCCGAGCCCTGGGGCCGGTATCGCGCTGTCAAGCACCTTGCCGCTTGGCAGATCCTCATACGTGCGCTCGACGTCAAAGGCATCGAAATAACTGATCCGCAGTTCCTTCACGTTGAAAAAGCCGATTCCATCAAACCTGAGGTTCACAGTCAAGTTGATGTCCGTCTCAGGCTCGAGCCTCAATGGATTCGGACTGAAGCTCACTACGAGCCTCGGAGCGCCAAGGTTGCATCCTGCGAGCATTGTGGTCATGACAAGCAACAAGACGACTGCAGCGAACAACGAAAGAACCTTTTTCATTTGGCGCACCTCCGGGCGGCCCCATCATGCGTGGGGCCTATGCAAGGCATATCGGCAGGATTCGGCGAAAAGAACAGAGGGGCCGCCGAGTGGAATTCACGCTCGATGCGGCGCCCTCTCTGATGACTGGTTGACGCTACACTGGAGGCTCGAGCACAACCTCTGCGGTTGCACTGATGGGATCAAGAAGCAATCCGGTCCCAGTTAGCGTGAACTTCGCCTTGGTGGTGGTCTTGAGAGCCCCACCATCGTCGAATGCCTCCGCAGGCACCACTATGGTGGCAAGGTTTGCCAGGTTCAGCTCGGCACTCTTGGCGAACGGGTGAACCACAAGTTTCAGGCCGGTCACGACGATTGGCGCTCCAATGTTGTTTGCTGGATTGGCATCGTCAGTGAACTGCACGGTGAGCTTGTCGTAATTCCCGACAGAGAACCCGCCAGTCCAGGAGAGAATGAGCTTGCCGATAAGGGTCTTGTCCGAACCCTTAATCGTCGGCTTAACAGGGTCGAACGACATCGTGGGCACTGTTTTCAGGCACCCCGTCATCAGAACCGCAGCCATGAGCACAGCTACGATCCCAACGATTCTGAGAACGTGAGATCTGTTCAAAGTGTCGCCTCCTTTGCGGTCGAGGGTGACAGCCCTCGATCATGCATTGGTCTGTATTTCTCCCACGAGGAAGAGAATCCTGCTATACTCGGAGGCGACGCCAACATTTGCAGGACAAGCCGGGGAACCGGCCCTCTCGTCTAGACGAGTTTCGCTCTCTCAACCCGCTGCCTTAGTGCTGCCAGAGGAGTGACTCCCACTACCTTGTCGATGGGCTTGCCGCCCTTGAATATGATCATCGTAGGGATGCTCATAATGCCGAACCTCTCGGCAACAGCTGGATTCTCATCCACATTCAGCTTTGCAACTCTCACTGCGCCGTCTGCGTACTCCCCCGCGAGCTGTTCGACAATAGGGCCCTGCATTCTGCAGGGGCCGCACCATGCCGCCCAGAAGTCGACGATGCTCACCCCAGTGTGGGCGCCGATCTCTTTCTCGAAACTCGCATCAGTGATCTCAACAGGCTTTGTAGCATTGATCATTGTGTTCATGATCCTCCCTTTCGGTGATGCGCGCGGTGTGCTCACAGCCTGTACCATCCATGGCCGAAAGCAGATCGCCGGGCCTGAGCCGCAGCACCCTTTCGATATGCCTTGCGTCCCGCCCAGCGATGGTGATGCGGCCATCCTGCACACAGTCGCTGCCCACAAAGAATCTACGCATGAGAGGCCTCCAACGCTAGCGTGACCCAGTCGCCCAGCTGGCGTCGGCGCGCTATAGTGTGCCCCACCCAGGCAAATGCATCCCTTACTGAGCCCTCGGCTTTGGAGACCAGCGCCGACGATAGAAACAGCAACATCTCGGGGCGATTCTTCCGTGCTGTCCCCCGGCGCACCGCGAAATGCAGTGTGGCTGTGCTACTTCTTGTCGAATAGGTCCTTGACCTTCTGAAAGAAGGTGCGTGAACCATCAGGCGACGCCGACCCGCGAGTCGTGTCCAGCTCCTGCAGTAGCTCTCGTTCTCTTTCTGTTAACTTCGTCGGGGTGACCACCCTCACCTGCACGATGAGGTCACCGCGTCCGGCGCCGCGCATCCGGGGCATTCCCCTGCCTCGCACAGTGAACTGCCTGCCCGTTTGGGTTCCCTCGGGAAGCTTGAACTTGGCCTCAGACCCGTCGATGGCAGGCACAACCAGCTCATCTCCCAGCGCTGCCTGAGAAAACGAGATCGGCGCCTCGACGACGAGATTGTCGCCATCCCGCTGGAAGACCCGGTGTGGCAGCACCTCAGTATAGATGTATAGGTCGCCAGGGGGGCCGCCCCTAGAGCCAGCCTCGCCCTCCCCACGCACACGAAGACGTGTGCCTGTGTCGACCCCAGGCGGCACGTCAACGCTGATGCTGGCCATCTTCCTTACACGACCCACACCGCCACATGCCGAACAGGGGGAATCCGCCACGCTGCCCTGACCGTTGCACCTCGGACAGGTGTGAACCGTACTGAACTGTCCAAATGGACCAGATGCGACGCTCTGCACTCTGCCTCGCCCGCCGCACTCCGAACAGGTGGATCTGGATGTGCCGGGCTTGAGCCCCGATCCTCCGCATTCACTGCACATGGTGGGCCTTCCGTCCAGGGTGACGGTCTTCTTAGCTCCGGACGACGCTTCCTCAAGGGTAATCTGAAGCACGGCCTTGAGATCGCCGCCTCGTGCGGGACCGGTTCTGGCCCCGCCGGAGAACGGACTGCCTCCAAAGAAAGCCTCGAATATGCTGCCGAATGGGTCGAACCCGCCGTTGTCTGCATTCCACACTCCACCCTGACCTGCTCCATCTTCCGAGCCGAACCTGTCGTACGCTGCCCGTTTTTCAGGGTCAGAGAGGACCTCGTAGGCGTGGTTTATCTCCTTGAACCTAGCCTCAGCGGATGGATCGTCAGGGTTGACGTCAGGATGGTGCTTCCGAGCCAAACTCCTGTATGCCTTTTTCAAATCCTCATCAGAGGCGTTCTTCTCGACGCCTAGTATCTCGTACAAGTCCCGATCGGCCGTATCCAACACCGCCTCATTATCCGGTTCGCGCTGGTCTTTTCGGACTGAGCTCCTATTATGGGGCCGCTTCGCCACTCAGAGAGGTTATGATGATGACGACGTTATGCGCTGCAACAGTTCCGACAGCCCCTCAGCCATGTGCCCAACAAGGGTCATGGCGAGAGGGTAATCCATCCTAGTAGGCCCGATCACGGCGATGCTTCCAATAACTCTGCCATCAACCCCATACGGTGCGCTCACCACTGAGCACGCCTGAAGCTCGTCGCGGGAATTCTCAGACCCTATGCTTACCCTGGTTCCTCCGAGCCCTCGTGCCCCGGCTGGCGCAAGCTCCATCATGACGGCCTCGTCCGATTCAAGGAACTCCAGGACCGGCCTGGCCCTGTCGATCTCCTTGAACTCAGGCTGGCCAAGGAGCTTCATGAGGCCATCCACGTACACACGCTCCTCATCAGAGGAATGCAGTGTAGATAGGAGAAGCTCAAACATGCCTTCAAGGAACGATGCGTAGGCGACCAGCTCGTCCTTGACCTCGCTCAGCACCTTCCCGTGTATCTCCGCGAGAGTCCTGCCACGCAGCCCGTTGTTGAGGATCCTGGACACGCTGTCGAGATCCGCAGCGCACATGCTGTGCTCCATCGAGAGCACCTTGTGCTCCACAAGGCCGGCAGTAGTGACCACCAGCACAAGTATGGTGTCGGAAGTCAGCGGAACCAGCTGAATATGCCTGATCTCCGCAGTTTTCACCGCCGGTCCCACAACGATCGAAGCACACTGAGAGATGTCGCCAAGAATCTTCGCAGTGGCCTTCACCAGGGCCTCTACCTCATCTCGCCTTCTCAGGTACTCAGCATGAATCCGTGTCTCCTCCAAACCAGTCAGGCCCCTGCCGCTCATCAGGGAGTCAACGTAGAACCTGTAGCCCTTGTCGGACGGAATTCTCCCTGCAGACGCATGGGGCTGCTCGAGGTAGCCTTCCTCTTCGAGGTCGGCCATCTCATTCCTGATGGTGGCGGAGCTGACCCCGAATCCGTATTTCTTGGCGATGGTTCTCGACCCCACTGGCTCAGCTGTGGAGATGTAGTCATCAGTCACAGCACGAAGAATCGATTTGGACCTCTCGGTCATCCTATCAGCCATCGCCCGCACCTCTCTTCCCGTGTGCTGCATCGAGTGTTCACGGAATTCAGTAACTACATGCCCATTGCATTAGCACTCACAAGCTAAGAGTGCTAATGCAACGATAGCATTCAGTGCATTTCATGTCAAGGAAGGAAGCACACGCGCACACGGCGCAGTTCACACACACTCCCGGAACACGATGTTCGCAAGGAGGAATCCCCGGGCAGTGAGACAGGCCCGCGCCCCATCGAGGCAAAGCAGCCCGCGGTCTGAAAGCCGTGCAAACCTCGGCCCGAACTCCGACACGAGGTCAAGGTCGTACTCGGCCCCCAGAGCCAGGAGATCCACTCCCCGGGCCATGCGCAGCCCCAGCATCAGCGCGTCCGACGCCTCTCCCATGGGTGTTCGATGCTCACGTCCCACTGCTGGCGCTGCTCCTGCGTTCAACATCGCAAGGTAGTCCTGAGTCGACTCTCCGTTCCACCACCTGACTGCACTTGCGAGGTCGGCGCCGGAATCCCCGCATTCGTACTGAAGAGAGTTCGAATGGGCCAGCGCGCCCCTGCCAAGATGCGAGTGAGCGGCGACGCCAAGCCCAATGTAGTCTCCATTCTCCCAGTACATGATGTTATGCGCGCACTCCTTGCCTGGAAGGCAGAAGTTCGAGATTTCGTATCTGCGATATCCCGCATCCCCGGACGTTTCCACGAACCATTCGTAGAAATCGGCAGTCTCGTCGTCGGAGGGCAGGACGACTGCGCCTTCTGCCACATCGCGGGCGAGTGGAGTGCCATCCTCAAGTATTAGGCAGTACGCAGAGACATGCTCAGGGCAAAGCGACAGGGCTCGACTGACTGTGGCGGCAAGGGAAGCACTGGTCTGTCCGGGGATTCCGAGCATCAGATCGATGTTGATGTTGTCGAAACCCGCCTCCCTGGCCGATCTGAACACCTCGACACAGTCTTGGGCGGAGTGCGCCCTCCCAAGCGCGGCCAGCTCGGAGTCGTCAAGAGACTGGAATCCGATCGACAGACGATTGACGCCCGCCCGTCTGAGGGCGACAAGGCCATCCAGATCCACGGCAGCTGGGTTCGTCTCGACCGTGAACTCGCAGACTGCTGCCGGATTCACCGCGTCTCTGAGAGCCTCGATAAACGAGGCCAGATCCCCCGGAGCAACGACCGTGGGAGTTCCTCCTCCGATGTACATGCTTTGAACCGGCGCTGCATGTCGGATCTCCTCCGCCCGCAGCTGCGCCTCAGCGATTACCCCCTGCAAGTAGGAGTGGATCTGACCATCGAAGC
This window harbors:
- a CDS encoding histidine triad nucleotide-binding protein → MADDCVFCRIARGEIPASLLYKDDDMIAFSDMNPAAPVHVLIVPVEHIPSLRELGQSHDSLIGRVHRLAARLAEERGVADGGYRVVVNCGRDAGQSVGHLHFHLLGGRTFAWPPG
- the mtaB gene encoding tRNA (N(6)-L-threonylcarbamoyladenosine(37)-C(2))-methylthiotransferase MtaB, whose product is MRRVGIVTLGCKVNQYDSDALASEFRRAGYEVVPFGEAADVYVVNTCTVTQIGDKKSRQLLRRAHSKNPDAIVVATGCYAQSSPDELAALPGVGVVSGTANRAGIVRAVDEAFQRRDVPPAVLVSDIDSCFDFEDLATEGSAERTRAYIKIEDGCENFCSYCRVPYVRGPVRSRRLESITGEAERLAARGFREVILTGIDLGAYGRDMGGQPDLSDVMEAVAPVPGIARVRLSSVDPTDVTERLLTVMGSAQAVCPHLHVPLQSGHDGVLARMNRHYTVAQYEEVVNRARAAIPNLAVTTDVIVGFPGEDESAFAATMETCERVAFSRMHVFQYSRRKGTVAADLPGQVGNDEKARRSEKLISLGRRLSLKFHEALVGMRMSVLVEQADGGSFEGLTPSYVRVVGKGRFEPGQIVSVVVSDAHEGFVGGEAEEETIRT
- a CDS encoding QueT transporter family protein, with translation MKVSTRSIARAAVIAGAYAGLCVLLAPVSYGVLQVRVAEGLTVLPILWPDAVVGLTLGALIANLAGPFGIIDAIFGTAATALAAYLTYWRRRSRAPYIYPIIANGLIVGAYLPIVTHMEIHWWTFPATMLAVAAGEAVAVLAFGLPLLHALRKIGLGK
- the trxA gene encoding thioredoxin, whose protein sequence is MINATKPVEITDASFEKEIGAHTGVSIVDFWAAWCGPCRMQGPIVEQLAGEYADGAVRVAKLNVDENPAVAERFGIMSIPTMIIFKGGKPIDKVVGVTPLAALRQRVERAKLV
- a CDS encoding RNA methyltransferase PUA domain-containing protein; the protein is MRRFFVGSDCVQDGRITIAGRDARHIERVLRLRPGDLLSAMDGTGCEHTARITEREDHEHNDQCYKAC
- the dnaJ gene encoding molecular chaperone DnaJ — its product is MDTADRDLYEILGVEKNASDEDLKKAYRSLARKHHPDVNPDDPSAEARFKEINHAYEVLSDPEKRAAYDRFGSEDGAGQGGVWNADNGGFDPFGSIFEAFFGGSPFSGGARTGPARGGDLKAVLQITLEEASSGAKKTVTLDGRPTMCSECGGSGLKPGTSRSTCSECGGRGRVQSVASGPFGQFSTVHTCPRCNGQGSVADSPCSACGGVGRVRKMASISVDVPPGVDTGTRLRVRGEGEAGSRGGPPGDLYIYTEVLPHRVFQRDGDNLVVEAPISFSQAALGDELVVPAIDGSEAKFKLPEGTQTGRQFTVRGRGMPRMRGAGRGDLIVQVRVVTPTKLTERERELLQELDTTRGSASPDGSRTFFQKVKDLFDKK
- the hrcA gene encoding heat-inducible transcriptional repressor HrcA gives rise to the protein MADRMTERSKSILRAVTDDYISTAEPVGSRTIAKKYGFGVSSATIRNEMADLEEEGYLEQPHASAGRIPSDKGYRFYVDSLMSGRGLTGLEETRIHAEYLRRRDEVEALVKATAKILGDISQCASIVVGPAVKTAEIRHIQLVPLTSDTILVLVVTTAGLVEHKVLSMEHSMCAADLDSVSRILNNGLRGRTLAEIHGKVLSEVKDELVAYASFLEGMFELLLSTLHSSDEERVYVDGLMKLLGQPEFKEIDRARPVLEFLESDEAVMMELAPAGARGLGGTRVSIGSENSRDELQACSVVSAPYGVDGRVIGSIAVIGPTRMDYPLAMTLVGHMAEGLSELLQRITSSSS
- the hemW gene encoding radical SAM family heme chaperone HemW, whose translation is MGGVYVHVPFCVRKCRYCDFVSYPRARFDGQIHSYLQGVIAEAQLRAEEIRHAAPVQSMYIGGGTPTVVAPGDLASFIEALRDAVNPAAVCEFTVETNPAAVDLDGLVALRRAGVNRLSIGFQSLDDSELAALGRAHSAQDCVEVFRSAREAGFDNINIDLMLGIPGQTSASLAATVSRALSLCPEHVSAYCLILEDGTPLARDVAEGAVVLPSDDETADFYEWFVETSGDAGYRRYEISNFCLPGKECAHNIMYWENGDYIGLGVAAHSHLGRGALAHSNSLQYECGDSGADLASAVRWWNGESTQDYLAMLNAGAAPAVGREHRTPMGEASDALMLGLRMARGVDLLALGAEYDLDLVSEFGPRFARLSDRGLLCLDGARACLTARGFLLANIVFRECV